ACTGTGGCCTCCTTTGAGTCGTCCCCTATAAATAACGCTCTCCATTTGAACAGCATTCAGTGCTCATCTGCTTCTTTTCACCAGACAGCTGGAGAGAATAGAGGAGCTGCACGAACACAAAGATCAGGATTGTGTTGAACAGGAAACTGTTTCACATAGCATGAATGACAGCTCTGAATAAAACCCTTCAGTCCAACACAGAGACGCCAATGAAACAGCTCTTTTAAAGCTTGATTAGAGgtgaatgtgtgtgcatttattatATACaggtataatttttatttaaatggccatggaacccccctgtttcagcagggtgttttcacacctctagtttggaaaaaggaAAAGTGGGTGTGTcacaggctgatttatacttctgcgtcaaacgccggcgtatgctacggcgctaacgcatagccctacgccgacgtgcacctctcaaaaaacgtaactacacgtcgcaacgacgcatagcgcaagctctgtgattggtcggcttgttaGACTTGatgagtctgggtgggaccgagagccgcgtgaatgctgcgagcctgatggagcgattgtttacaagagtggagtcccgtgaaggagctccggatggaaagttttgttttgtgtttacctcatagttaaagttgttgcacgtccgctggttcctgcctcaaaatgagcgagtttgaaccacttgtacatcccggaagtgttcaggaaaagcaaaacagcagcgaagaaactcgacacagaggaacatttacatctcactgccaactagcgtttcggaagtgttaatgcagaccaacagagacagcgcgcagaagtataaatgcacagctacgttgcatgcgccgtgggttacgccggtcacttgacgcagaagtataaaccaggctttacacagATACACAGGGTaagtcagaaagccgtgtgtgtagactatcctgtacACTATCCTGTCACAATGTGTCGAAAATTCAACATGGCGGtcgataatagtttgattgcggtgtctacatgtttacactcggacagcagcatttacagcagatctttcagctcataatattgtagtgatattaacgtactgtaagcTAAGTAACTTAGAAACCATTTTAACTAAGGTCTGTTTAAACactaaaagagtactgctgacaatacaagctaactttgccatctgaataaacaaacaaagacacaaaGACACTGATCGCTTtcttaccaaatctgtaaagacaggacaatcaacactagCTGTTGCCACGTTTTTCTTAAAAGGAGACAAGCAGCAAATCCAAAttttaccatttccagatgagaaaagctcttgaGTAAAAAATGTTCTGTACAAACATGTTTCCGCTGCGTGTTGCGTGCATTGTATTCCatacgtgagtccagctgcgctctcatagcgggaaaatgaaaacaaaccttagttgcagcacatttataaacactacaatgacccgtatctccaaacaattcttcttctcccacttgttttagctacacaacatggcgtctctctgcTGTCTGTTTCAGGTAAAACAGTcttggaagctatcatgcatataaATAAAGTTGCACTGCaaacacaatagagcgcactgcaTTGGTTCTCAtaaattaatgcagcacactcagagacgtcacgaAGTACTCCCAGGtgcagacgtccagtctacacgctcaAATAGCTAATCgccatgacgcagcttcaaaaatttgtttcagcattttgtcatgctgtcccaactttttctaatTTAGGGTTTTAATAACCAAATGACATTATTGCATTCTTGTCTGTCTTAATGGTTTGAATTTTTTGATGCTGCTGCTTGCTgaaacaaattataaaatatatttagcaaAGTATAAAAGAAATAATTGACAATCTACTTCTTCGGTCCACACAGTCCACTTTTATTCATGAAAAATTATAATCTCTTAGAAAGCATTTTAATAATGCgaaatatatacttttgaacaacttattcacacacatcaaacctttaaaaaaaatgtgtagctTCGTTTGTGTTACAGTAATTAAAACAGTAAGGAGATGACTGGGATGCTGAGATGAGAAGGTAGAGAACAGTATTTGCCATGAGAACCCGTAGCAGCTTAGTAGTGTCAGAACATTCGCTTTCCTGTGTTTTACACATCCGATacttcatttaaagggatagtttacccaaaaatgaaaacactgtcatcatttactcacccttcacttattccaaacctgtttgagtttctttcttctggccGTTATCTTGAGaaatggaaactttttttttaagtaaatggaATTTAATGAATACTGGTTCCCAGCTTTCACcaaaatatattttctgtgttcaacagaataaagaaactgatGAAAATTTGGAACTACATAAGGATTAAGGGTACTTTCACACATAACGCATGTTTGTGTATAAAAATGCGAAATGCAGCagtcaggaatggtttaaaaagGTCTCCTTAAAAAATCCTTACATTACTGTGAGAGTTGTGTTTagggcagcctgatctcacgagaaaacgtaagtattttacgttttgccagtatgaattcgtatgaatttgtgcgagttcagtcgtataaaattttacgattttaaaaagaaggcgtggcacctaaccccacccctcaacccaaccgtcattggggggatgagcaaatcgtactaaattgtacgaattacatcatacgaattcatacaattagtcactaaatcaaaaagataCGAATTGCTTTGAGATAGtgttggtttagggttggggtagggtatTTATAACATCCAATTAatggttaatttaataaataatatgaacaattCTTGGTGTAACTGCTGTTTTATATTACTCTaagggttgtgtttagggttagggtagggttttCATAACATACAATTAAatggttaatttaataaataatatgaataattcttgGTATAACAgctgtttttacagtactgtgagagttaggtgttaataaaataggggtaggtgttaataaaataaaatttatgggtaattaaataaataatatgaataattttcaTTAACTGCCAACcgtagctgtatcccttctagcaaaaATCTCTCCTTTGCCATGTTACTTTCGAATAAAtcaaacataggctcattttgaaaacgtacccctgtatacatttcattagatcgcaaattatgtagccagagctataaGAACACTACgaggcggtatgatgctgtttcttttcgtgcttaccagctgacctcttacctctgtgtggatgttttttttttcttctggtaccagtttgtctggtaggtCGACACGCATGTCGACGGACGAGACAAAgagcagagttgacgatgacaACGAGATTTgtgtccggtgaagaacggttccagaaagcaggtaaaacaagaacaataaaaaaaataataataattaaattgtgagaatgtggtaaaatctgaaaacgtggtaaaaatcagatgagggcttttctttttctggattgctttttaaaacactgcagttAGGTTTAGCAAAGGGGGTGGGCGGgtaaatctgtgctttttaaaatactattggttgggtttagggaaggatgggggatcggtcggttggtcagtcagtcaattttCAGCGGCCTCTATTGGATTAACGTGAGAACAGCAGACAcgtcgcaagagaaatttgagaattGAAAAAGCACACAACGACCTCAGGTCGATTCGCGAAAATAATAACTGCAAATAaatatagctcctgggacgtatttggcactctacagaaatgtatataggggtacaaaATCAGAATCAACCTGGGTTGAATAAATAAGTTGTCATGCCAACCTGCAACTGTAAACATGAGCTCAAATTACTTGTCCGTCTCTGAGTTCTTCTGGTCTACTGTTATGGAACTGACATTCATGTGCGAGACATTCATTTAACTTGACAGTGCACGTTTGCatagaaaaacaatagaaaagtagcaCATTGAAATGGAAAAACATGATCTGTGTCAATGACCcctaagttttcatttttgggtggactatccctttaaaaactcGTCAAATATGCTTAATACAGTCACACTATCATCATATAAGTTAACAAAACtcagttaaagggacagttcactcaaaaatgaaaatgtatttactctttactcaccctcaagttgtttcaaaccttaatgagtttcttttatctgatgaaaacaaaaatagctaGCTGAAGaaagcattgacttccatagtagaaaaaaacagatactatgaaagtcaacaaTTTCCagaattcttcagaatatcttctttagtgtaaATCTGAAGAAAGAATCTtcaacaggtttggaaaaagtgaaggatGCATAAACAGATGAATTCAGATtcatgtgaactatccctttaaatcactaTAAAGACTTGAACAAAATAAGTAGAAGACAAAATGCCCTATTGAGGGCACAACATTTTGTAGATTTGTGCAACCTCAGGCCTTGTGGCTTCCCTAGGGTCTACTGGCCGTCGCTCCGCTCTATTGCGGAGTCCGTTTTGCTCATGCAGTCTCTCAGGCCGTCCTTCAGCTGCAGCAGCTGCTCCGAGTGGCTCTCCAGTGTCCCGCTGACCTGCTGCAGGAAGCTGTCCGAATGTCTCTCCAGCTCACTGCGGATTCTCTCCAGGTCTTCTGCGAGCTCACCCAATCCTCCGCACTGTCCCTCCACCTGGGAGATCCGGCTCTCCACTCCTAGCACCTCTTTCTGAATCCCTTGTGTAGTGGAGCGACAGCCCTGCAGCTCCCCGGCTAACCGTCTCCGCAAGCCCTGAAGCTCTGCCTTCAGCTGAACAAGCCTGCGCTCCCCGGACCCCAGCACAGACGCCTGCCGCTCCACCAAATCTGAGATGCCCTGCACCTGCGTTTCCAGTCGGCTCTCTCGCTCCCGCCACGTGGAGTTCACCTGTCCGACCTCCCGTGCAAACAGACTGACCGAATCACGCAGCCCCTTTAAAGTGCGGTTAACTGAGTTGACGTTAATCTTTAGGAGCGTGATCTCGCCCTGGATAGAGCCCTCCGTGTCCTCCTGAGACAGCTGTGTTAGGAGGCCCTGTAGGGTACTGTTGAGATGGTCCAGCTTGCTTGAGTGCTCGTTTAGAAGGTCTGTGATTTTCTTCTCTGTATCCTTGCAGATATCTGTTTGGATGAGGGCTGTGTCTGGGCTTGAGGCAGGGGAGCAGGCAGAGGTGCAGAGGAGCTCAAGTACAGACATCTGCTTCTGCATCCCATCCAGATCCGCCTCCACTCTTCTCCGAACACTGTCTATTTCTGTTTCTAGTGCGGGAACCACTTGTCCCTCAAGCAGCGCCGGTGCAGTGGCATTGCTCAGCTCCTCCACGGCTACAAACAGACGTCTTTCCAGTGTCTTTAGCTTATCGTCCAGGACAGTCCTGAAGCCATCTAGAGTACCGAAGCCTTGCCCATCCAGATCAAGATCAGAGGAGTTAATCCTGGCCTCCAGGTCCAGCAGGCGGGTGTCCAGCAGGGTGTGGATGTGGAGCGTCTGGTCCGTCAGGTCCACTTGCAGCTGCCTCTGTGTCTCGGTCAGGCTCTTGACTGTGTCCTCCAGCAGGAGCATCCTCCGGCTATGGCTGTTTATCTGGTCGCAACAGTTCTCTGTCACCGTCAGACCCTGGATCTGTGCCTGCAGCTCTCCCAGCTCTTTCCTCAAGCCCGTCTCTTGGCCATCCAGTGAGAGCTGGATCTGCTCTTGACCAGTTAGGTGTTCGTTATGACACTGCTGCTGCACCTGAGGAGAGAACAGGGAAACTTATTAATTTTATGAAGCAGGACCGACAGGTTGTAAATGCTACAAACGTTCCAAGTGTTACTGTACCACTAcccttttttgtatttgttttttatgttatggTGCAGTTATTCTCAGCTGTAGAGTGAAGATCTGACCTGTCTGATTCTCTCATCACAGTGAGTCTCCAGACCTGTCAGCCTCCTCTCAAAGCCGTCCAGCACATCTGCTCTCACAATGGACAGTTTAGAGTCCAGAAGCTCCTCCAGATGCCTCTGCTCTCCCAGGACAGGTCTCCCTGTGGCCGTATCTATCAGCCTCTTCAGGTGGCCATCGTGTCCCATCACCATTCCTCGGATCTCATCCAGCATGTGGCTCTTTTCCCTCAGTTCGTCTTTGACCTCCATCACCCGTCCCACCAGCTCCCCGAAACCGGGCAGGTTCTCCTCCCCATCTAAGCCATTTGGTGTGCCCTCTGGGATCAGCCCAAAGCCCACAGACGTGTCCAGTAGCCGTGGGACGCCACCCAGCAGAGAGGTAAGCATCTTTTTAGTGTCCTCGCGGAGAGACACTCGCAGGCGATCCTCCATGCCAGTCACCAGCCCGTTCAAGCTGTCCAGATCCTGAGAGAGTCTGCGCAGGGTTTCTTCAATTCGGTCCAAACGCTCACCTGTCACTCCTGTCTTTGGACCTGtgggaagaaaaagaaaagaaactctTTCTTATTGAAATTAATTGATAAAACTatttaggctgatttatacttctgcgtcaagcgcacacgtatgctacgacgctgacgcatagcccttcgccgtggccgtcggcgtcactgacgtgcacctctcaaaaaatgtaactacacgttgcaacgacgcgtagcgcaagctctgtgattggtcggcttgttagcgctgacgagtctgggcgggaccgagagctatgcgaatggcgcgagcccaatgaagcgattgtttacaagtgtggagtcccgtgaaggagctccagatggaaagttttgttttgtgtttacctcatagttaaagttgttgcacgtccgccggttcctgcctcaaaatgagcgagtttgagccacttgtacatcctggaagtgttcaggaaaagcaaaacagcagcgaagaaactcgacacagaggaacattaacacctcactgccaactagcgtttcggaagtgttaatgcagaccaac
The nucleotide sequence above comes from Danio rerio strain Tuebingen ecotype United States chromosome 23, GRCz12tu, whole genome shotgun sequence. Encoded proteins:
- the emilin3b gene encoding EMILIN-3; amino-acid sequence: MRWILAFPLVTLLLTSADAKGTFYGSPYRYNLHKSGSVPQHNPGKPMGHHKNYCAYVVQKNVTCVMQDGVATYVKPEYTTKCIWGQKCPVLVYRTLFKPQYKIGHKTITELEWRCCPGFSGESCAEGPSSDTDGMIPPFKGSFPRPGLKGFPRGHPRVPEPAGHPDHKPFPGGFVPAEIPRSGYGPKTGVTGERLDRIEETLRRLSQDLDSLNGLVTGMEDRLRVSLREDTKKMLTSLLGGVPRLLDTSVGFGLIPEGTPNGLDGEENLPGFGELVGRVMEVKDELREKSHMLDEIRGMVMGHDGHLKRLIDTATGRPVLGEQRHLEELLDSKLSIVRADVLDGFERRLTGLETHCDERIRQVQQQCHNEHLTGQEQIQLSLDGQETGLRKELGELQAQIQGLTVTENCCDQINSHSRRMLLLEDTVKSLTETQRQLQVDLTDQTLHIHTLLDTRLLDLEARINSSDLDLDGQGFGTLDGFRTVLDDKLKTLERRLFVAVEELSNATAPALLEGQVVPALETEIDSVRRRVEADLDGMQKQMSVLELLCTSACSPASSPDTALIQTDICKDTEKKITDLLNEHSSKLDHLNSTLQGLLTQLSQEDTEGSIQGEITLLKINVNSVNRTLKGLRDSVSLFAREVGQVNSTWRERESRLETQVQGISDLVERQASVLGSGERRLVQLKAELQGLRRRLAGELQGCRSTTQGIQKEVLGVESRISQVEGQCGGLGELAEDLERIRSELERHSDSFLQQVSGTLESHSEQLLQLKDGLRDCMSKTDSAIERSDGQ